One Trachemys scripta elegans isolate TJP31775 chromosome 4, CAS_Tse_1.0, whole genome shotgun sequence genomic region harbors:
- the ADM gene encoding ADM, translating into MKLVHVALLYLGSVTFLGVHAARLDVASDFKRKWTKWALSRVKRDAIPPGTFSGQVAAADVQPFIRSQDVKEDPRVSHPSSPEDARIRVKRYRQSMNGFPHFQAMRLGCRFGTCTIQQLAHQIYQLTDKDKDGAAPVSKISPLGYGRRRRSVPAPSRTQSPWLALLSSRRDSTSAAAPGQPGRLQAQLRAPSLRT; encoded by the exons ATGAAACTGGTTCACGTAGCTCTCCTCTATCTCGGGTCCGTGACCTTCCTTGGGGTGCATGCTGCACGGCTAGACGTCGCTTCAGACTTCAAAAGAAA ATGGACCAAATGGGCACTGAGCCGCGTCAAGCGCGACGCGATACCTCCCGGCACGTTCAGCGGGCAAGTGGCAGCTGCGGACGTGCAGCCTTTCATAAGGTCACAGGACGTGAAGGAGGATCCCCGAGTCTCGCATCCCAG CAGCCCGGAGGATGCCCGCATCCGCGTGAAGCGCTACCGCCAGAGCATGAACGGCTTCCCCCACTTCCAGGCCATGCGGCTGGGCTGCAGGTTCGGGACCTGCACGATCCAGCAGCTGGCCCACCAGATCTACCAGCTGACGGACAAGGACAAGGACGGCGCTGCCCCCGTGAGCAAGATCAGCCCCCTGGGATACGGCCGCAGGCGGCGCTCGGTGCCAGCCCCTAGCCGGACGCAGTCTCCGTGGCTCGCCCTGCTCTCCAGCCGCCGGGACAGCACGAGCGCCGCAGCCCCAGGCCAGCCCGGCCGGCTGCAGGCGCAGCTCCGCGCTCCCTCTCTCAGGACTTAA